AGTTTGGCAGATGATTTCGCCAATTGCGGATAGAACGCAGCGTCTGGAAAACCGCGAATATCATTGAGATAGGCCACACCACGCGACAAGGCATAGGCTTGCGTCGCGGGTTGATAACTGTCGAGCGAGACGGGAATGCCATCTGCCTTGAGCGCGTCCAGCACCGGCGCGATACGCGCGATTTCTGTGTCGGACGAAACAGGCGCGGCGTCGGGATTGCTGGATGCCGGACCGAGGTCGATCACATCTGCCCCCTCGGCCATCAGCTTACGCGCCTGCGCAATGGCTGCGTCTGGCGCCAGATACCGGCCTCCATCGGAGAAACTGTCCGAGGTTATGTTGACGATGCCGAAAATGATGAGCGATTTATTCATGGGGGCTTCTATAATAATAATAATCGAGCATGAGTCTCATACGGATGCTCGGGTCGAAAGGGAATCCCCAGGCGAGTAACCTGTTTGCGGTGATCCATTAGCTGCAGGAGCAGAATAGCATACATCTGGAAGCAAAGCCAGGAAAGCGGCCTATGGAGCTGTGCGGCAGCGCTCAGTAGGCAATTTTTCAAAATATTGTTAAGCCTTTTCTGAGCTATTGTCAAATCTGGTGTTCAAGACGTTGATCAAGCGGCGTCCTGATCGGCTGTGTTCACCTCGATTCCATCTTTAAATCTGACCCCGGTAATCACCTTGGCCAGATAACTGAAGCCGCGCTGGCGGCGCCAGTTCTTTTGTGCACACTCTCCCAGCTTGAAGATCATGTGCAGCATTCCGTCTCGCGTCAGGCAGCCCTTGGATCGCTTGGTTCGATGCCGGATGGTGCCGAACGTCGATTCGATCGGATTGGTCGTCCGCAGGCTCTGCCAGTGCTGAGCCGGAAAGTCGTAAAACGCCATCAGCTCTTCCCGGTCTTTCTGCAGACAAAGCACCGCTTTCGGGTACTTGGCTTCAAACAGTTTCTCAAACTGGTCGAAGGCCGCTTCAGCGTTCCCTTTCGTATCGGCCTGCCAGATGTCGTGCAGCGCCGCCTTCATCTTCGGTTGCACCGACTTCGGGGCGCAGTTCAACACATTGCCGGTCTTGTGCATCCAGCAGCGCTGTTGGCGAGTCTCGCTGTAGACCTCATCCAGCGCCGCCCAGAAGCCCATGGCGCCATCGCCCACGGCCAGCTTCGGAGCGTTCATGCCACGGGCTTTCAGGCCCAGTAATACTTCGCGCCAGCTCTGTGTCGACTCCCGGACACCGTCCTCAATCGCCAGGAACTGCTTCTCACCCCGCTCATTGACGCCAATGACCACCAGGGCGCACAGCTTGGCGTCCTCAGCTCGCAAGCCGCTGTAAATCCCGTCTACCCACAGATACACCCAGCGATCCCTGTCGAGCCGGGCTTTCCGCCAAGCCTGGTATTCCTGGCCCCATTGCTGTTTCAGGCGGGCCACTGTGCTGGCTGACAGCCCTTTGGCTTGCGGGCCGACAAGCGCTGCCAAGGCGGACTCCATCTCACCGGTGGACACGCCCTTCAGGTACAACCACGGCAAGGCCGCCTCCAGGGATCGCGTCTTGCGCACATACGGCGGCACCAGCGCCGAGCGAAAGGTCACTGGCCGGCCATCCTTGGCACGGACCTTCGGTACTTGAACCGTCACGGGCCCAATCCCGGTCTGGATAGCCCGCTCAGGCTGGTAGCCGTTGCGCACCACAGCAGCTCGACCATCATCGAGCCGGCGCTCCTGGAACGTCGCCAGGAACTCTGACAGCTCGGCTTCCACCGCCCGCTGGATCAGGTCTCGGGCCCCTTGGCGCAGCAGGTCAGTCAACGGATCGGCAATCTCCTCTCGACCGGAAAACTCAACAACGTTACTCTTGTTCATGGCGGCGTATTCCTTGGTTGGCTGATTTGTTTGGCGACTAACAACCAACCAGATACGCCGCTTTCTTTCAATTCCTCAAACACCAGATTCAGTTATAACTCGCCTTTTCTGAGCATGGTATTTTTCATGGTATTACCAATTAGCAGGAAAATAAGCCATTGAATATAAAAGATAAAAATGTCTTGTTTACAATAGAGTGGGTATAACCCCCCCCAGCCCGAATAGACCAGCAGTACATGGCATAAAAAGCCGCTAAACCCGCCCAACTGCGGGCTTTTTATTATTTTTAGGGATGATCTAAAACTGCCTAGCAGCCTAAAGGGGGCGCACGAAGCGACGCAATCTTGTCCCAACAGGCTCTGGATATCTTCATCGCGTTAAAAACTTTTTCTGATAGATCGGAATACGTCATGCCACCACATGAGTAGACCTGCGTGCGGTACTTATCTTACTGGGCACACTTATCGTGCAATGGTCACACCGATAAAAATATGAATGAAGACATAGGTGTAAAAGCAATTAATCCCCTAACATGGCGTGATCAGGAGATGTGCTACGTGCCAGTTCAATGAAGGCTCGTAGATAGTCAATCGAAATATCCGCTTCGCGAGCACCTAGATAAATGTGTTTGGGAATCCCTTTGGGGCCTAATCGAACTGGTACGACATCTAGTTTTGAGGCGTATTCTTCGACTAGCCAACGTGGTAAGGCTGCGACGCCGCGGCCACTGGCGACCATTTGCAACATAATATCGGTGGTTTCAATGGTTTTGTGCCGCTTAGGCGTAATACCTGCTGGTAGCAAAAATTGGTTATAGATGTCTAAGCGTCCTATGTCCACGGGGTAGGAAATTAAGGTTTCATGGGTGATGTATTGGGGTTTGACGTAGTCGGCATTGGCAAGTTTATGGTGTTTGGCGACGACTAATACTTGCTCATAGTCGAACACGGGTTCAAATCGTAGGCCGGGTTTGAATAAGGGGTCGGGCGTGACAAGTAAGTCGATTTCGTAGCCAAAGAGTGCCCCTAGACCGCCAAATTGGAATTTCTGTTTTACATCCACATCGACCTGAGGCCACGTAGTTAAATAAGGTGAAACAATTTTTAGCAGCCATTGATAGCAGGGGTGGCACTCCATGCCTATACGAAGAGAGCCTTGTTCACCTTGTGCAAATAGACGTAGCCGTTCCTCGGCCAAATCCAACTGTGGTAGTACACGGTTAGCGACAGTCAGTAGATATTGTCCAGCTTGAGTCAGCTGTAGACTGCGACCTTCTCGTCGCCAAATAGGAATACCGAGTTGTTGCTCCAGTTTTTTCATACTGTGGCTCAGCGCAGATTGAGTCACATGCAGCACGCGTGCGGCTGCGGTTAACGATCCTTGTTTTTCGACTTGCTGTATTACGGTTAGGTGGATACGTTCTAACATGATATGTGAATAATATTCATAGGTTGTTGAGATAAGACCATTTTACTTCATTAAACTGATTCCCTACAATGATATCTATTCCTTCTGCATCGGCTATCTGAGAACCATGCATGAGCACAATTCATCGTTTTGACTAGTAAACGACTTAGCTCATTTTGGAGGGTGCTCTTTCTTTTTGTTTATATCGTTGTGACTCAGCACAAAATAAATATAGATTTTTTATCAATTAGGGCAGCAGATTACAATGAGCAACGATTTTGTATTTAGTATTAACAGTATTGATTTCGACGAAAACTATCGTCCCTCAGAAAATACGCGTATCACAACTAACTTTGCTAACTTGGCTAGAGGAGAGCGTAGCCAGGAAAATTTACGCAATACCTTAAAAATGATTGATAATCGTTTTAATGATTTGGCAAGTTGGGATAATCCAAATGGGGATCGCTATTCAGTCAAACTTGAAATAGTTTCTATTGATATTGATGTGGAGGGTAGTGGTTCTACCTTTCCTATGATCGAAGTATTGAAAACAAATATTATCGATAAAAAAACAAATACGTGTATAGAGGGAATTGTAGGGAATAATTTTTCCTCTTATGTGCGGGATTATGACTTTAGTGTGTTGTTGTTAGAGCATAATAAAGACAAAAAATCATTTAGTATTCCAGATGGTTTTGGTGATTTACACGGTAAATTATTTAAAAGTTTCGTGAACTCTACTACCTATAAAGAAAATTTTAATAAGCCACCTGTTATTTGTCTAAGTGTATCAAGTAGCCAAATCTATCACCGCACAGTAAATGTACACCCCATACTAGGTGTTGAATACCAGAAAAACGGATTGTCTTCCACGGATCATTATTTTGACAAAATGGGATTGCGGGTTCGTTATTTTATGCCCCCTAATAGCGTCGCTCCGTTGGCATTTTATTTTAGTGGTGATTTGTTGACTGATTATTCTAATCTTGAGCTGATCAGTACTATTAGCACGATGGAAACATTCCAAAAAATCTATAGGCCTGAGATTTATAATGCGAACTCGGCAGCCGGAAAATGTTATCAACCCAGTTTGAAAAACCCAGATCACTCCTTGACTCAAATTGTCTATGATAGAGAGGAACGCAGTCAATTAGCGATCGAGCAGGGTAGATTTACCGAGAAAAGTTTTATCAAGCCGTATAAAGTGACTCTTGAGCAATGGGCTTCCAGTTACGCTCTTTGATCAATCAAAAAAATAAGGTTATTTATTATGAAAAAATTGTTACCTACATCTACCGCTGGTAGTTTACCCAAGCCTTCTTGGCTTGCTCAGCCCGAGACACTGTGGTCCCCTTGGCGTCTAGAGGGTGAGCAACTCATCGAAGGCAAACAAGATGCCTTACGTTTGTCATTGCTAGAGCAACAACAGGCAAATATCGACATTATTAGTGATGGTGAGCAAACGCGACAGCATTTTGTGACGACTTTCATTGAGCATTTAAGCGGTGTTGATTTTGAAAAGCGCGAGACCGTTCGAATTCGTGATCGCTATGATGCAAGTGTGCCTACGGTTGTTAGTGCCGTAGAGCGAACCAAGCCCGTTTTTGTTGAGGACGCCGCATTTTTGCGCAAGCAAACCAATCAACCTATTAAATGGGCTTTACCAGGCCCGATGACAATGATTGATACGCTCTATGACAGTCATTATAAAAGTCGTGAAAAGCTAGCCTGGGAGTTTGCCAAAATCTTGAACCAAGAGGCCAGAGAGTTAGAGGCAGCAGGGGTAGATATTATCCAGTTTGATGAGCCTGCCTTTAACGTGTTTTTTGATGAGGTGAATGATTGGGGTGTTGCCGCCCTAGAGAGAGCTATCGAAGGCCTCAAGTGCGAGACGGCTATCCATATTTGTTATGGTTACGGCATTAAAGCCAATACGGATTGGAAAAAGACCTTAGGCTCCGAGTGGCTGCAATATGAACAGTCCTTTCCCAAGTTGCAAAAATCAAATATCGATATCATTTCATTAGAGTGTCAGAACTCCCATGTTCCGATGGACTTGATTGAGCTTATCCGCGGCAAAAAAGTCATGATAGGTGCTATTGATGTGGCGACTAACACCATCGAAACACCCGAAGAGGTAGCGAACACACTACGAAAAGCACTGCAGTTTGTTGATGCCGATAAACTATACCCTAGCACCAACTGTGGTATGGCTCCTTTGCCACGCCAAGTAGCAAGAGGCAAATTACATGCATTAAGTGCCGGAGCTGACATCGTTCGACTAGAGCTTTCACGGTAATTTTTTTACGTAGTTGCTAGGCGTTTAGGCGCCATGACTCATAAGCTGCCCGCGTTGGTTCGCAAACAGACTCTACGACTTTTTTGTGGTCTACCTTGTGACGAACCAATAAGCGGGCATCAGCGATAGGGCGTGATTTACAAAACCAATGGCAGCTGTGCTGAAATAAATAAAGTTCGGCCGATAGGTGGTAGGCGCGGGTCTTAGCATCCCAATTGGCCTCGTTGTCAACGACATAGCGAAAGCCTGCGGCATGAATAGCTAGTAACTGTCGAAAATCCCGTTTCATACTGGGAAAAATCTGAACTAAAGCGGGTAGATGAAACGCGACTATACCCATTAAAGTGGCTGAAGCAGGTTCTTTTTCAAAGGCTTGTGCTAAACGTTCAGTCTGTGTTGCTACGGCTTGTTCTGTCTGAGTGACCGTATCAAATATTTGCTGTTGGCGCGACTCGTTTGTTTCTTGAATGGCTCGCGTATAGGTCGTACTGAGGGTTTCCATATGACTCTCAAGCTGCATTTTCGCTAGATGACGACTAAGCAATGCAATGTGTGCGCGCTGATATCGTGTACGTAATACCTGCCCTACAATAAAAACAACGAGCAGGGATAAGCCGAGATTCATTACTTTTTTCCTTAATGTGTTTATTTATTTGGGTTTAATAATACCTTGTTTTTAGGTGTGCCATGACTGGGGTTTATGCCGCACTATCTAAGCCCGTTCAATCGTTTTATACTTAGGGCTGTATTGAACGAAAACGGCGAAAGGAAAAAACATGAGTTCCTCAGATGAAAATGGAAAAAAGGCTGAATCCGGTCTTTCTTTATTACAAGGTTTAGCTATTTTGGCGGCTTTGGGTTTAATCGGTGCAGCCATTGCACGTTATTTTGCAGGCTAGTATGTCAACCC
This Paenalcaligenes faecalis DNA region includes the following protein-coding sequences:
- a CDS encoding IS256 family transposase, with the translated sequence MNKSNVVEFSGREEIADPLTDLLRQGARDLIQRAVEAELSEFLATFQERRLDDGRAAVVRNGYQPERAIQTGIGPVTVQVPKVRAKDGRPVTFRSALVPPYVRKTRSLEAALPWLYLKGVSTGEMESALAALVGPQAKGLSASTVARLKQQWGQEYQAWRKARLDRDRWVYLWVDGIYSGLRAEDAKLCALVVIGVNERGEKQFLAIEDGVRESTQSWREVLLGLKARGMNAPKLAVGDGAMGFWAALDEVYSETRQQRCWMHKTGNVLNCAPKSVQPKMKAALHDIWQADTKGNAEAAFDQFEKLFEAKYPKAVLCLQKDREELMAFYDFPAQHWQSLRTTNPIESTFGTIRHRTKRSKGCLTRDGMLHMIFKLGECAQKNWRRQRGFSYLAKVITGVRFKDGIEVNTADQDAA
- a CDS encoding LysR family transcriptional regulator, with the protein product MLERIHLTVIQQVEKQGSLTAAARVLHVTQSALSHSMKKLEQQLGIPIWRREGRSLQLTQAGQYLLTVANRVLPQLDLAEERLRLFAQGEQGSLRIGMECHPCYQWLLKIVSPYLTTWPQVDVDVKQKFQFGGLGALFGYEIDLLVTPDPLFKPGLRFEPVFDYEQVLVVAKHHKLANADYVKPQYITHETLISYPVDIGRLDIYNQFLLPAGITPKRHKTIETTDIMLQMVASGRGVAALPRWLVEEYASKLDVVPVRLGPKGIPKHIYLGAREADISIDYLRAFIELARSTSPDHAMLGD
- a CDS encoding DUF1852 domain-containing protein, with the protein product MSNDFVFSINSIDFDENYRPSENTRITTNFANLARGERSQENLRNTLKMIDNRFNDLASWDNPNGDRYSVKLEIVSIDIDVEGSGSTFPMIEVLKTNIIDKKTNTCIEGIVGNNFSSYVRDYDFSVLLLEHNKDKKSFSIPDGFGDLHGKLFKSFVNSTTYKENFNKPPVICLSVSSSQIYHRTVNVHPILGVEYQKNGLSSTDHYFDKMGLRVRYFMPPNSVAPLAFYFSGDLLTDYSNLELISTISTMETFQKIYRPEIYNANSAAGKCYQPSLKNPDHSLTQIVYDREERSQLAIEQGRFTEKSFIKPYKVTLEQWASSYAL
- a CDS encoding methionine synthase gives rise to the protein MKKLLPTSTAGSLPKPSWLAQPETLWSPWRLEGEQLIEGKQDALRLSLLEQQQANIDIISDGEQTRQHFVTTFIEHLSGVDFEKRETVRIRDRYDASVPTVVSAVERTKPVFVEDAAFLRKQTNQPIKWALPGPMTMIDTLYDSHYKSREKLAWEFAKILNQEARELEAAGVDIIQFDEPAFNVFFDEVNDWGVAALERAIEGLKCETAIHICYGYGIKANTDWKKTLGSEWLQYEQSFPKLQKSNIDIISLECQNSHVPMDLIELIRGKKVMIGAIDVATNTIETPEEVANTLRKALQFVDADKLYPSTNCGMAPLPRQVARGKLHALSAGADIVRLELSR